The Lycium barbarum isolate Lr01 chromosome 4, ASM1917538v2, whole genome shotgun sequence nucleotide sequence AGGGaagataaaataacaaaagttaaCTTTCAATTATTTTACCTTCCCTCCAATATTTTCATGTAAAATTCCTAGTGTCACCCATTCCCTCCCAGTAAACCACTAATAACTACCCACTAAGATAAACATGAAGTATTCAACTCTAATGCAAATACATAACCTCCCAAGAAAGAAGAATTCCCAACGTGTTATTAATTTTCTGCTCTTTGATTTCTTCTTTTTCTATCAATTCATTTCTATTTCTCCAACTGATGGTCAATTTCAAATACACAATATCACAATAGCTGTAAACAATGTCCAAGTCTGGCTGCCCCCATTCTCTCTCCTTCAGCGCTCTCTACAGTTCTTCATCATTTTTGGGGTAAGTTTCTCAATTCTTCTGCTCTTCTATTTCTTCTTTTTTCGGATCTATATCTTTGAGTTTTCTCCTCTGTTTTTATGTACAGAATTCATTTCGCTTTTTGATTTTACGTTCCAGTTGCTGCTGCTAATCTTCTAGCCTCTCTATTGATTTTTACATTGAGTAAGTTTTCTCCCGGTTTCTTTGTTTCTTGCTTCGTGTTCTGTCTTTCCTCAGTCCTAGATTTCGCTTAAGGTTTGTCTATTCTTGGTTCAATGTTGGGTCTACGGGAAGTTCTTTTTATTATGAAGCTCTATAATAATTTGATTGTCCCTTTTTCAACTCCGCTctccttaaaagaaaaaaaatcctcTCTCTTGTCACTTTAATAGTCTCTTTGTAGGAGTTGAGTATTTGTTCACGTACAAGGAGCAATTATTGCACAGGGTTTGCCAATCCTTCTTTTAATAAGGAGGTAAATTTTTAATAATACAGCATAGATCTTGATAATTGAATTGTTACCGATTTCGTAGAGATGTTATTTTACTCGTTTTATTATTTGCTTCACTAATTAATGTTAGTTTTATGATTAAAGTTTGAAGATATATTTTGCTAAAATCATGATAAGTATATATAAAGTTATTAGTGTAATTTTCTTTTCACACAGGTACATGAAGGTATATCTACCAAAAAAAAGAAAGGTACATGAAGGTGCAAAAGTGCTTCATAAGTTTTTATAATACGGAGGCTGCAGTAGCACAAGAGGAAGCAACACGCTTTGTCTTTTTCAATTTACCATTATTCATGTATTTCAATTAGACTTTTTACAATTGGATTTCACTTTATTTACTCAATGTTTGGACCGAGATGTCTCAGAATAATTATAGATGTTATTAGTAGTTGGTTTTGTATGAATTTTTGTGATGTGTTTATTTACATATTTAAATACTCCGCagtatataaaataattttatcctTGAAGATTCATATATTTTAAGACAATCGCTTTTGGTCACAAAAGTATCTATTTGCAGAAAGTAAATTGTATTGTACATTCTCATTCGTCTCAAATTGATTAAATTCAGTGAAAAAAGTAACTTATTCCAAAATGACCTTCATATTAATAACCTAATTATATTTAACTACAAATTAACTTAATATTTGATGACAATTGAAATTGTCACTAATTAAGATAACGTATAGTGACGAATTAGTTTTGTCCAAATAAGAAAAATCAACTATGGAATTGTTGCCTTTCCTAGACAAACAAATCTGTCACTAATTTAATTATTTAGAGACGAAAATTTCCTTTCGTACACAAAACATATACCTTTTAGTGACGTAATCACATTCTTTTAACTACAAATTATGCATAGCTTTAAAGACAATATGTATCGTCACTAATTAAAATTATAGTTAGTGACAAATTAGATTTGTCGGTAATAACCACCTTTTTAGCGACGTTACAGTGTTTTTAGCTACAAAACCTTTACGCTATTCATGACAAATAGGTTCGTCATAAATACTACGCATTTGGGGACGAAATTTTATTTTGTAGTTAATATAACTTATTCAGCGACGAAACACTAAGTCGTCTTTGTATACTTTTAGCGACCCACTTTTAAGGACGAAAGGTTGACGATTTTCTTTTTGTCACGAATGATTTTTTTGTGACGAAATATGACTTTTAAGTGACAAAACAATTCGTCACAAATAGTGAGATTTGTTGTAGTGATTTGATTATAACCCTTCTGTGACAAAGTATTCTCACTTTTAATATTTAACATCCTAGAAACTACTGCGAGTTGAGAGAGGGAAGAACCAGGATACAATTTTGCATCAGCGGCTTGTAGCAAATCATAAAACCTCTGGGACTCAAGATTAGGCTCCTCCTCCATTGAAGGATTAGATTCCTCCTCCACCAAAGGTTCACAGTGATGAGATGACTCAGGTTGAGTATTACTCGAACCCTGGACAAAGTTCGGTCCAGCTGCATCTAAAACCATTTGGCGATATGGATTATCATATCCCAATTCAGGTTGAGTACCACTATGTAAATCACTATACATCTCACCGGTCACTTCTTTTTCCCCTTGATACTTCCAAACAAAATAGTTCTCAGCAAATCCAAACGATTGAAGGTGCAATTTAACGGTTTCAACATCCATGAATTTAATAGTGTGACATTTTTTACACGGACATTTGACATCGTCACCACTCATGCGGTTTCTTTGAGAACATGAGAACTCAAGAAACTTATTAACACCAGTTATGAAACTAGAATTAATACCCCCTCGACCATCCAACCTGTCGTACATCGAGCCACGCTCTAGATTATCCATAATCCTATTAAATGTTAAAATAAACAAGAAACTTAGAGTTACATTCTGTAAATATGTAAGACAATCAGAATGCCATCTAAAGGAAAACAAGTTGAGTTTAAGACCAATTTTTTTTAACTGCAAAAAGAAAGTGTGTTGGCTATGAAGTTTAAGGAGGTAATAATAAACTTTCTTAATCAACAAAGGAAAAAATTAGTAAAGACAAGAAAGATTACCAACATTAAAACAAGCAGGTATAGATACTATAATCCTACTCAACCAGACAACTTCACTAAAATGCGCCATCAACCACAAATAATTTTAGCAAGGGTAATCAAACAAATAATGACACAGAGAATAGCCCCAAACTTTATGAGCCAAAGTTAAAGGTAATTAAACAACCTACTGTTTTTTCTCTTAGTTTACTGGTTGTTAAAGAAAGAAGAAACTCAAGAAATCAATTAAGCAAAACGAGGCAAATCTATTCTTTACAGAATTTCTCAAGATCGTAAGGAATACAGAAAATTTCACCAATTCAAACATTAGGTGAGGTAAAAGAAATCACAAGTGACATTAGGACTTCCCAAAGTGGCTATAAACTTAGTTATGTTCATTTTAGAGAGGTTAAACCTGCAAACTTTAGGCAAAAAAGGGCAGAACCGAGAAGTGCTTTGAAATACTTTCCTTAATCAATGAATCTCACATTTACCATTTGGAATTACTAGCCTTGTCACGGGAGGATCATGTTTACAAAATTTGAAGACTCAAAGTATCACAACAATATTAAATAATTCATGTATTTAGTAAATGAAGTTTAAACATGCCTCAAACTCAAAGTTCTTCACTTAATGTTAAGCTCATTTTAGGACTTTAAAACTTCTCCATTTCTGGACAAACAGTGAGAGCAAATAGCAATAATCCTAACAAACCTTTCGAGAGCTTTTAGAAGAATTTGATGAAGTGCAACTCTTTCCTAAACCCTGCAACTCTTTCCTAAACCCTGCAAGAATGAATATAAATCAAATCCTTTAGTATTAGTGAAACAAAGATTTAGCCAGGAAACCAAAAATTTACGTTCTTTAACAGCATAAACATCGTTAAATGTCATAAAAGAGGAAAATAGCAATGAACAAAatagcaaaagaaaagaagaaatagaTACCCAAACCGTCAATTTTTTATCTATACGTTTCCAGATAGCTATACATATATCTACTAGTTGATTATTAGTTTATTACATTCTAACTTAGATTAATGTGCACATAACAAGTAAATTGAGATAAATGCGGTCAACTGAGAATAGTTCTTGCTTGCAGTTCCAATAGTAATAAAAACCCACTATTTTCACACTAACTTCCCAATTAAATTCCAGATAATTTCAAGAATGCATAAGAGCACAACTCTTATAACTTATTTTCATAAAGGAGTTGATTAAAAAGAGTACACCTTGGGGGTATTCAGATTCCTAACTTGGGTTTTCATATGGAATTTGAAGAGAAAACTGCAGTTGCTGAAGTTGCACCCATATTTTCTTGGAAAAATAATATTTGATGCTAAACAGAGAAACTAAACTATATTTAAGAAACCCAAAATAAAACAATTGCAAAATTTCTCCTCCTTCCAACACACTGACACATACAAGGTGGCAACAAAACCAAAATTTATGTTCTTTAACAGCATAAACATTGTTAAATGTCATATACAAAATTCAAGCTAAGCAATAAGTTCCCCAAATCACAAAGACCGTGATCAAACTTGTTGATTTTCAACAAAAACAGGAAAATAAACAAGACCCACAATTTATTCAACTATAATTCGTACAAGAAAAACAAAGTACACACAGAAATTAACTGAATTTCAACTCAAACAGAAAGAAGGATGATtttcaacaaaaataaataaaaatagacCCACAATTTATTCACAGAAAGAAACAGATTTGACACCTGAAATTCAACTCAAAACCCCTCAGAAGAGAGAAAAAGGGCTCAGAGAGAGCCCTCTCTTTGATGAAACAACTGCTACTGCTGAGAGCTAAGCGACTCTTACTGAGGTTTTTAGggtttttatgattattattgaTAATACCCAGTGCATGTATAACTGCTACTGCTATTGCCTCTCTCTCTAGTGCATGTATGTGTCGCCTTTCATAATACCCAAACCCTCAATTTTTTATCTATACGTTTCTAACCTTTAAGGGAAAATGTTTATATCATTTATCCACTAGAAAAGGTGGCTAGCTGAGCTGAGCATGACCAAAAATACAAAGAAAAAATGGAAGATTGATGATATTTACTTTTTTAACTGATATAGAAaagcaagaaagagagagagagaaataaacAAAGTAAATCACCATGGTAAATGAGAAATAAACAGAGTGAGAGTATGAGAATGGCGTCGAATTTTCCGGTGGGTTTGAAAAGCAATTCCGGTGGGTTTCAAGAGAAAGAGAAGATGGTGGGTTTCAAGAGAAAGAGGTGTTAGTGCGTTTAGAGAAGATGGTGGGTTTCATTTTATTTCgtttataaaaataaaactaAATTTTATTTACCGACGGATACATTCAGTCGCTAAAAATTAACTTGAAATTTTACCCTTTTAAAAGATAACGACGGAAATATCTGTAGCAACTGGTATTAAAGTATGGTGAAACATACATATTACTTAAACGACGGAAATAATCCGTCGCTAAATACGTCGCTAATCTGTAATAAATTTTGCCGCCCATGGTTTGTCGTAATTTTAGTAGCTAAAATAAAGGCGCGTAATTTTCGAGCCAAAATATAGCGACAGATTTAAAAATGCGTCGCTATTTCGTCGTTAATTTAGATatcatttcttttcatttttttggcgaCAAAACTGTAATTCTGTAGGTAATCCATCGTTACCTAGAGACGGAATTAATTGTGTCGCTAAAATCTGTCGCtaaaacccattttttttgtagtgatatgggaaagagggccagagcgctatagacgcgtatccacctgatcagttggtattatatgacatgatatcatcccggacgcgggatgcctggacgcgggacatatgtggctaaatggattggagccgacgcctcggcaacatgatatgttctattttctgtatacatgaacaagaaatctTTTTCAAAGAAAACTAAGCATGcagggtacccgcctaaaagtcactcatatgtacaggttacccttttatcttacgatatgctctatatttcctttgtgTTATTATTCACGCTATGTAtccctcatatgttattattcatgccttacatactcggtacattactcgtactgacgttccttcttgtggacgctgcgttcatgcccgcaggattaggtagccagtcggacgattcatagcagtaggacctcccctcagcggcagtcggtacgctccattgatctggagcttcagtccgtttggtatgccattttgttacgtacatatatggttacggcagggccttgtcctgtcctttctacggtttgtattctatagaggtctgtagacagtgatatgtagccatGATGTTATGTAGCCCCGTCGgcgcttattttgttgtacagtatatatgtagcggccaagtcggcttgcgctgttactctcagtgtttatatttatatgtatacgTTGGCTGTGAGTTCCCAGCATGGTGttttttatgttgattgttcgggagacagtacaactcagttacagattgtctatgggcccaggatagtcagtgagcagtaaatgcaagcataggagtgcttggccagtagtggtcgggtacttgtcacggctcattggtttgggtcatgacactagAATTGATAGgggaaagcatgattaggtcttcagagaTGACATCTGGTTGggtattacctaggttggtatgacttctgattatgtgggcttgtcgccattactttatgtgtTGAACCATGAGGTATACTTGTTGTGTTTTTGAAGAAAAGGGTTGATATATACTCTAATAAGATAGCTCGTATGATTCATGCtattgttgagttgatttatctgaGTCTTTTTGTGACTTAACCacatcttgatatatatatatatatatatatatatatatatgtaaggcaCATTTAAATGGGGGTGAGGATATGGCCCAGTTATGCGTtagtgatccgaggtcagtttcggagagagtggtacatggacaccatgggtcccccacGGGTCATGACTATTGCGCGAACAAGGCCTTTATCATATGTGTACGGTGAGATACTTATCATTGGTTGCATTGCTTTGGACATCATCCTTTCATGTGATTCGTTGTtgaatggttgttgttgttgttgtgcctATCATTCTATCTTGCTAGTTGTATGAATGTATGCATGACATGTCACCTAAAGATCTCTCTTATTTTTTATGTCTACCCTAGTTCCAGACATTATTGTTATATTTAGACACTTATGTATTTCTTA carries:
- the LOC132637464 gene encoding uncharacterized protein LOC132637464 — its product is MTFNDVYAVKERFRKELQGLGKSCTSSNSSKSSRKNVTLSFLFILTFNRIMDNLERGSMYDRLDGRGGINSSFITGVNKFLEFSCSQRNRMSGDDVKCPCKKCHTIKFMDVETVKLHLQSFGFAENYFVWKYQGEKEVTGEMYSDLHSGTQPELGYDNPYRQMVLDAAGPNFVQGSSNTQPESSHHCEPLVEEESNPSMEEEPNLESQRFYDLLQAADAKLYPGSSLSQLAVVSRMLNIKSENTLSQKGYNQITTTNLTICDELFCHLKVIFRHKKIIRDKKKIVNLSSLKVGR